CTACGCCTTGAATTCGCAAGGTCAACTTCATGAAAATTCTTGGAGTATTGAAAAGGAGGAATGGATTGTTACATGGACTAATCATAGATCGGATTGCGATGTTTATGGTTTTTGTGGTCCATTTGGAATTTGTAATTCAAAAGGGTCACCAATTTGTAGCTGTTTAGAAGGGTTTGAACCAAGAAACAAACAAGAGTGGAATCAAAAAAATTGGACTAGTGGATGTGTAAGGAAGACAGTTTTGCAATGTGAGATTGCGAAAAATCAAAACGAGAGTAAAAATGGTAATGAAGCAGATGGTTTCTTGAAATTGAACACGGTAAAAGTACCGGATTTTGCAGAATTGTCTTTTGATGAACAAGATGAATGCAAAAACCAGTGTTTGATGAATTGCTCTTGCATTGCATATTCATATGATGCTGATATTGGTTGTATGTCTTGGAATGGAAAACTAATTGATATACAACAATTCCAAACTGGAGGATCCGATCTAAACGTTCGTGTACCCTATGCTGAACTTGGCATATCAGGTAATATTAGTTGttaatgttagtattttttcCTTTACTGAGTACTATTGACCAAAAATTCATATCTGGTTCTTGACCATTTCAATTACAGATAAAGGGCATAAAGGAACAATCGTCATTATAATTTCAGTATTAACAGGAATTATCATAATTGTGATCATTGCTGCATATTTCATTTGTATGAGGGCTTCAAACCCTGGTAAGTATcatgttgataattttttttggcataCAAGCTTACATTTTATTGGTACAGAATATGGAATACAGACACGCTttagattaggcgtgtcccatTGTCGGACGCGCGTCAGTGTCCAACACTTACACGACACTGActcttataattacattgagttatgtcattttctcaaattattaccagTCTTGATGTGTCAGTCTCGGTGTCGTGTCAGATGTCTGTGTATGTGTCCATGCTTCATTGGTTAACACATGTTTGATTTTTGAATAAAAACTAAACTGTTATACTTTAATAATTCAGTGAGAAAAAAGCAGAACAGAATTTTTCAATTCAACAAAATTGTAAAACCTGAAGGATACACTAACAATGCAATTGGAGAATTGTCACAAGAGAAGCTACAAGAGTTATTActatataattttgaaaagcTTGCAACTGCTACAAACAACTTTGATTTATCCAACAAACTTGGACAGGGAGGTTTTGGTCCTGTATACAAGGTACATTAAATCAAGCTAAGTTTAATAATGTTTGAAGTCATTAGTTGTTAATTATTGTTCCTTATGATATTGTATTCCAGGGAATACTGCAAGATGGTAAGGAAATAGCGGTTAAAAGACTTTCTAGATCATCTGGACAAGGGCTAGAAGAATTCATGAACGAAGTAGTAGTGATTTCTAAGCTTCAGCATCGCAATCTTGTAAGACTTTTAGGCTGTTGTATTGAAGGAGACGAAAAGATGTTGATGTATGAGTACATGCCAAATAGAAGTTTGGATGCATATGTTTTTGGTTAGTTCTTTCATCATTTACTTCATTAATCTCTTGTGAGTTTTCTTGAAAGTTTTATATTTAGATGCATCTTCGGATAAGTTCAAGATAATATGTTGTGACAATTTGACTTTTATAGATCCGTCAAGAAATAAACTCCTGGATTGGGAAAAACGCTTCAACATTATAGAAGGAATAGCTCGTGGATTGCTTTATCTACACAGGGATTCTAGGCTAAAAATCATACACAGAGATTTGAAGGCGAGTAATATCCTTTTGGATGACGAGCTAAATCCAAAAATATCTGACTTTGGTATGGCCAGAATCTTTAAAGTGAGTGAAGATCATGCCAATACACAAAGAGTTGTCGGAACATAGTAAGTTTACCTTCTTGTTTATCTAATGTTATATATCAACATAGTTGGTGAGTTAACTGTTAATGTATATTCCAATGCAGTGGTTATATGGCTCCAGAATATGCAATGCAAGGAGTATTTTCGGATAAATCAGACGTCTTCAGCTTTGGAGTTTTGCTAATTGAGATTGTTTGTGGAAGAAGAAACTCAAGCTTTATTGAAAGTGAAAATGCTTTGACTCTCCTAGGAATTGTAAGTTTTCACAAGTAGAGATATATTAAGAGAATCATTTTGatgcactgtcagtgtaaaactTTAACACTATCAATCAATCACAAACCATCATTTATATGAGTTTTAAGTTAGATATACCGTCAAAAAAAGTTAGATATGATGAAAGTCAATATTTTAATGATCAAGTGGTATGACTAATTGACAATGTATAAAAATTTTACACTGTCATTGCATATGAATTAAATTGATATActcctattaaaaaaatttagactttttattgataaaactttaatttgatttttgtttttattttaggcTTGGATTCAATGGAAAGAAggcaatattttaagtttaatagAACCAGAAATATATGATGATTGTCATCAAAAGAATATTTTGAGGTGCATACATATAGGACTTCTATGTGTACAAGAATCAGCTGCAGACAGACCTACTATGGCTGCAGTGGTTTCTATGCTTAACAGTGAAATTATGGACATTCCACCTGCAAGACAACCTGCATTCCTCTTGATGCAGAATATGATGAATACAGTCTCCTCTGAAGAAAGAATTGAATTGTATTCTAATAATGGTTTGAGTATCACAAACATTCATGGAAGATAGTAAATTGTTGAAGCTTTGTGTAAATGGTTCACTGGTTCAAGTCTTCCCAGTAAGAGTCGTGTATTGATACATAAAACAAGTCTCGAtctatgaagcaccgacacctctatgattaggcgtgtcgcggtgtccgacactcgtatgacacttctacgacacgtgtcggataggTCAGACCGGTGtccaaaaaaaagtcaatttttcttttactttgacACTTCTTTGATCGGTGTtcgacacctgtaagacacgcatgcgacacgtgtcggacaagtgtcccaaaaaaattgtttttttttttgcttatactctccttaggcacatatcagacatatctacaagagttaaagatatGTCGAAAAGgtaaagaaaagataaaatatgtagataatttacattttattgatcaatatttttagtttttcgatagtagatggataaataaaatgtaaaatattattatatcttgttttcaatctttttttaagaaataacttgcttaacttagatttacatgtatatattttgattctaaatttatatgttttataaatatatagagGTGTCGGTGtcgtatattttttatattagcgATGTCGCCATGTCCGTGTCGgtgtcgtgtcgcggtgtccgtgcttcataggtctCGATACATGAAACATTTTGTTTTGAGATAATTGATTTTCAATGACCTTGAACCGGTTCAACTCTTACATGCACTAGTGCACAATTTCTGGGAAACTTATGCGTCGGTTCATACCCTGTATGCACCAGTTCAAAATGCTtgaaaaacaagtttttttttttgtttcaaaagcaTTTTTGAAAACCTTTTTAAAGTCAATTATTTGCCTTTCCTTAATCAACATATTTGGCCTATTTTTGACATCATTCAAAACAAGCAAGAATGCATGTGCACTTACAATCTTTACCTTGATATGAATGACGTCATTCACCCTTGTTTCCATCTGAGGATAGGGTAAGTAATCCTTCTTCTCTAGTCTACTTTATGTGATATTAGTGGTCGGAGGAAgtaataaatgtttttttttttaatctagaAAATGGTGTTAAGAAAAAATGTCATTCAAAAAGTTATCGGGTTAAATTGTAGATTAGGTtgtctctttaagacgttttgCGACACTGTCTAAAATTGTGTGCAAGGCAAAAAAACAATTACATATCACCATCATAAAACAACTTGGATCAAATTGTTTTGATTTACTACTACAATGTAGAAAAACGATTGAGTTACATCTTGTATGGTATGTTGACCACTCGAAAATGGCGTGATGACCATTCGCAATCAAAAGGaacataatagaaaataaaaggaCGAATCGGAGGAGAGAGAATTCTAAAAATTTCAGAATTTTGGTGTGAGGCGGTCTCCTCTATTTATATAGGAGATAAAAAACttactcaaacaaaaaatactGGAGCATTTTGAATCAATCAGTGCACCCACATGtgattcaaataaaaatttcgCACACAGTCAAAGCTAGGAGGGTGACCAACAGAGGCCACGAcccctctaaaaaaaattaaatttgttttttttatactaataaGTTGTTATATTGttggtttaatttaatttttgatttCCCTATTTTATTAACCTCACAAAAATGGTCCCTTTTTTAACTCATATTTTTAGAGCTCTACTTTTATATCTActtctaatatattaaaattgattatcaCCTTAAGCATCTTATTTATCCTTATTAGTTTTAACCACTTTGCAACTTttgtatccttcattgtaatttcactaaaaaaatataaaaaatataattacttgtacttctaatatattaaagtcgattaccaccaaatttACTTATATATCCTTATATGTTTTAACCATGTTGCAATTTTTGTATACTTCATtttaatttcactaaaaaaaatatatatagaaacaaatgaatatacttaaaaatataaaaaaatatataagataaatacaaataaaaaaatgatatacttgttttaaaaaaatgatatacttaaaaatagaaacaaatctTTTATCTGAAAATAtcttttgtgtcaaaaaaataaaaaacaaatcttttatCTGAAAATATCTTTtgtctcaaaaaaataaaagacaaatctTTTATCTGAAAATATCTTTTATCTAAAATCTAAATCTAATTTCGTGTTAATCGGCCTTAAATGTGATCTTTAAGCCCAAAAACTAAAAGTCGGTGGTTTTATCTATCTATAAATATAGCCGATGATAGAAATCcctaaaaaatagaaaacacaAATCTCGCTCCTTTTGTTTGAACTTCCCGCGAAAGAaagtaagaaagaaagaaagaaagaaagaaagaaagaaagaaagaaaggttGAAGAGGAGGAACACGGCGGTGAAAGAAGAGGAACACGGcggtgaaagaagaagaagaagatgggtATACCAGCTTTCTATCGATGGATGGCGGAGAAATATCCTACTGTGGTTGTCGACTCCGTTGAGGAGGAATCGGTGGTTGTCGACGGCGTTCATATCCCCGTGGATACATCTAAGAAAAACCCTAACAATGAATACGATAATCTTTACCTCGATATGAATGGCGTAATTCACCCTTGTTTCCATCCTGAGGATATGGTAAGTAATAATCAAATCATTCTTCTTTACTTTCTCACTCAATTTATAATCTCTTTACtcacattttcattttcattttcattttgatcgCAGCCCTCACCTACCACTTTCGATGAAGTGTTTCAGTCGATATTTACTTACATCGACAGACTTTTTGTCATCGTGCGCCCCAGGAAGTTACTATTTATGGCTATAGATGGTGTTGCTCCAAGGGCTAAGATGAACCAACAACGCTCTAGGCGCTTTAGGGCTGCTAAAGACGCATCCGATGCCGCTGCTGAAGAGTCGAGGTTAAGGGATGAATTTGAGAGGGAGGGAAGAAAGCTTCCTCCTAAACAAGAGTCACAGACATTTGATTCAAATGTAATCACACCTGGAACTGAATTCATGGCTGTTTTGTCAATTGCACTTCAGTACTATATTCATCTTAGGTTGAACAGTGATCCTGGTTGGAAGAATATCAAGGTAACTAACAACTTCATCAAACTGTATCATCTAAATTGTATTTCTCAGTTTAGCACAACTTTTTTAATACTCTCatttatatattgtatgttCCTCAAGGTTATTCTTTCTGATGCCAATGTTCCCGGCGAAGGGGAGCATAAGATCATGTCCTTCATTCGCCTTCAAAGAAATCTTGAAGGATATGATCCCAACACACGCCATTGCATGTATGGTTTGGTATGTATATCTTCCAATATTTAATTATCGACCTTCACTCGATATCTTCTATGCATCCTTTGTCATCTACTTATTCTTATCTGTCAATTTGGTGTGTCTTATCACAGGATGCTGATTTGATTATGTTGGCTCTGGCTACCCATGAAATCCACTTTTCAATCCTTAGAGAGGTTTGTGCATGCTGAACTTATCTTGATTATAAAAGAATGTATATGAAATATTATTGGCTTCTTTATGTTAGAATTTCCTCGTCATATAACTTGCTAAATAACGGGTTATTGCAGCTTGTATTTACTCCCGGACAAGACAAATGTTTTCTGTGCGGTCAAATGGGTCATATGGCTGCAAACTGTCAAGGAAAGCCAAAAAGGAAGGCAAGGGAAGGAGATGCTCCTGTTGCTAAATTGCCCTTCCAGGTCGGTGTTTGAGATAGATTTTTAAATTTACCCTGAAATAATGTTGGTGCTTCAATATTTAATTCTTACTTCCACATATTTCTTTTTGTAGTTTCTGAACATTTGGACTCTGAGGGAATATCTAGAATATGAAATGAGGATACCTAATCCTCCTTTTAAGATTGACTTTGAACGCATACTTGATGATGTTGtctttatatgtttttttgttggGAATGATTTCCTACCACATATGCCTACGCTAGAGATTCGCGAGGTACGGCATTCTAGATATCTTGTTCTTTATGTCTTTATCTTTTCTGTTTTGCATCTAATTTTCATTTCATGTTTTGTGGCTGTCGTTATATTTTATAACCATTAATTTGCGGATATTGACCGAAAGTAATTGGTCTTTAAGTATACAGGAGTTGTGGTTGGTTTATGATACATATGGTATTATGGTACCAGCCGCTTATTATCTGGATTGCACATTTTTCTGCTGTTTTAGGTTATGTAACTGACATTTTTCTGCTGTTATAGGGTGCAATTAACTCGCTGATGACAGTATACAAGGAGGAATTTAGTAAATTGGGCGGTTATTTGACAAATGGCAGTAAGGTACTTACTTGATAGTAGCGAGGGTGATGATTGACATATATGTGTTGTTTTCCATCTAAATCAACTTTGTGCATAACATCTTTTTCCCCCCCCTGATTTTTTCAGCCAAACCTAAGCCGGGTGGAACATTTTATTCAGGCTGTTGGATcacatgaaaataaaatattccaaaAAAGAGCTAAACTTCATCAGGTCTGTTGAACTTGAAACACTATcattatttattgtttattattcatttactaCATCTGTCTGATCTCAAAATAATTAGAGGAACACTATCATTATATACAATTGCTAAGTTGATAAAATTTAGGATTATGGAAGTTTAAAATATTTGGATATTTTTCATGCATTTTTTGGTATAGTAACACTAATCGTGATTCACATTGGATTTGTTATTCATGAAAACAAAGTAGAGAGAGATCATTAGTCTTATGCTCAATGTCTGTGCTGTGCTGTATTTATGTGTCCTGCCTTTGCGCAGGAAAATGGGTGTTTATTGTTTAGTTTTTTCACAATTTCTTCTGTTATTTGATCTCTCTTTAGCGGCAAATGGAAAATATAAAGCGTCGGAAGAGACAAGCAACTGGAGATGATATTGGGAAGCTCCTTGAGAAGCCCCCTAAAGTTTCTAATTTATCTTCAGGAGAAAATGTTGCTGCTGCTATTGTTATAGATGTATGTGCTAACTTTTTATATTCAGCTTGTAATTTCCTTGTAATTTGTCTTGGAGTCTAATATTCTTCTGCCTTTCAGGTTCAAGATAACGAAGACGAATTGAAAACAAAACTTAAGCAGATACTTCTTGACAAATCTGATGTATTCAACTCAAAAGGTGCTCATGAAGACAAGGTAAAGCACAACGCATATAATCGTGTCTgggatttttaattttattaatggtTGAAGTTTTctatttattgaataaatagTCTGTAAATTATCCTGCCTATGGTATTAGATTAAATATTCGTTATTTTAACTCTTAACTAATTTCACCCTGTATAATGATTAAAAGTGGTAGTTTGCAGAGTGGAGAGCcagtttttttgttacaataagaaaattaaatgaatttagctatctttcttaatatgtatgcaattgatttttatatttgagtccggagggagtaatgtAACAACCTTTTAAAGGATTTTTGGATCATGATTGTAGCTTGCATATTTGTGCTTTGTTATTGTagctgcttttttttttttcaaatagacTTCCTTTATCTTGATTAGTTATTTCACTTTGTTgtagataatatattttttgttgtaacAGATTAAGTTAGGAGAACCGGGCTGGAAAGAGAGGTATTATGAGGAAAATTTTTCTGCTAAAACTCCTGAAGAACGTGATGCTATACGGAAAGATGTTGTAAGTTAAAAATTGAAGTTTGATTGGTTTTGAATCATGAGGATATGGGTTTTCTtattgcaatttatttattgtttaggTCTTGAAATACGTTGAAGGTCTATGTTGGGTGATGCATTATTATTATGAAGGTGTTTGTTCTTGGCAATGGTGAGTGAGCACTTTTCTAATTTTCTTCAGAGTGCTATATGAATCTTTAGTTGtgttgaattttctttttttgatatgACTTTTCTCACCTTTATGAATCTTTAGTTGTTTTATTCtatatcatttttcttattttcctATTCCTCGTTATAAAACAGGTATTATCCTTACCATTATGCCCCTTTTGCGTCTGATCTCAAGGGCCTTGGTGAgcttaatattaattttgagTTGGGTACTCCGTTCAAACCATTTGACCAGCTTATTGGAGTTTTTCCTGCTGCAAGGTTTGCCTGCTATCCCTTTTTCCCCTTAAAAGTTGTAACTTGCTAAGCTTGAATTGCGGTAACGTGGAAATTATGACATATCTGCAGCTCTCAAGCTCTGCCTGAGCCGTATAGGAAACTTATGACTGATCCAAACTCTCCAATTATTGATTTTTATCCAATCGGTATGTCTATAATACAAGCATACACTCTTtagaaaattcacttttttgCCTGTATTTTGCACCCCTATTTAACATTTGATGTCGTGTGTCAGATTTTGAAGTGGACATGAATGGAAAACGCTATACTTGGCAGGTATGGCTCCTACTGAATTTGCTTTTATCTTGATTTTTTCTTAACAGGACAACAACATAGTTTGTAATATAATCCATTTTTTTGCAGGGTATTGCGAAGTTGCCTTTTATTGACGAAGTGCGACTTCTTGCAGAAGTTCAGAAAATAGAAAACTTGTTAACCGTATAGCTCtcctttattaattttttattaatgcacATTTGTTCAGTTAATTGTTCTCATTTCATTCCCCACCCTTTCCCACCCCCCTTACTGTATACTGATTTTAATTTCTGTTGGTATTCTGTGTATTATAAAAACAGCCGGAGGAAAAGCGACGAAATACAATAATGTTCAACATGCTGTTTGTGAATTCATGCCATCCTCTCTCTGGGTGCATTAGTAACCTCGACAACAAATGTAGAAACATGTCTAACTGTAAACGTGCTGATGTCAAGGAAAGAATCAATCCCATAGAAAGGTTGGTGCataatgttttgaatttttgaacttatttttGGGAGAGGAAGGTTTTGAAACCCTCAATGTTGgatgtttgttttttcaaacTACGTGTATGCATCATATATTCTTCTAtttataatgacaaacttaagaTCTTGCTCGACTACTTTATGATATTATTTATGGAATACATGCAGTGGTGGAATGAATGGTTACATATCCTCCTGCAATGGAGAACCTTGCTCTCGCATCTTCAGGTCACCTGTTGCAGGCATGGAAGACATCATGGATAATCATGTCATGTAAGTTTTTTAATGTCGAGTATGCTCTAAATAAGAACATTAAATCAAGTGATGTAACTTTTCTTATGTGCTACACTGGTGTTCAGATGTGCAATATATG
This genomic interval from Trifolium pratense cultivar HEN17-A07 linkage group LG6, ARS_RC_1.1, whole genome shotgun sequence contains the following:
- the LOC123889325 gene encoding 5'-3' exoribonuclease 3-like; this translates as MGIPAFYRWMAEKYPTVVVDSVEEESVVVDGVHIPVDTSKKNPNNEYDNLYLDMNGVIHPCFHPEDMPSPTTFDEVFQSIFTYIDRLFVIVRPRKLLFMAIDGVAPRAKMNQQRSRRFRAAKDASDAAAEESRLRDEFEREGRKLPPKQESQTFDSNVITPGTEFMAVLSIALQYYIHLRLNSDPGWKNIKVILSDANVPGEGEHKIMSFIRLQRNLEGYDPNTRHCMYGLDADLIMLALATHEIHFSILRELVFTPGQDKCFLCGQMGHMAANCQGKPKRKAREGDAPVAKLPFQFLNIWTLREYLEYEMRIPNPPFKIDFERILDDVVFICFFVGNDFLPHMPTLEIREGAINSLMTVYKEEFSKLGGYLTNGSKPNLSRVEHFIQAVGSHENKIFQKRAKLHQRQMENIKRRKRQATGDDIGKLLEKPPKVSNLSSGENVAAAIVIDVQDNEDELKTKLKQILLDKSDVFNSKGAHEDKIKLGEPGWKERYYEENFSAKTPEERDAIRKDVVLKYVEGLCWVMHYYYEGVCSWQWYYPYHYAPFASDLKGLGELNINFELGTPFKPFDQLIGVFPAASSQALPEPYRKLMTDPNSPIIDFYPIDFEVDMNGKRYTWQGIAKLPFIDEVRLLAEVQKIENLLTPEEKRRNTIMFNMLFVNSCHPLSGCISNLDNKCRNMSNCKRADVKERINPIESGGMNGYISSCNGEPCSRIFRSPVAGMEDIMDNHVICAIYGLPDAHGHITRPPHGVKFPKRTLAIEDLKPDSVMWHEDSGSRYGVNQRINPRGSYSCRRYEESRRENLTRSCSGRELREASHRLIVNSLQIKTDANKYHHPMNGSTMSYATPMGHRQPWLHNNYESRPGYAAPSSATPPQFVGYTVVPTAQYGYNPRSHSYGRISHHFNGGKCNNSKFITQVATGNAKR
- the LOC123889323 gene encoding G-type lectin S-receptor-like serine/threonine-protein kinase At1g11330 produces the protein MHTSFISYGTKLPNLFISKMGLCKYNNLILVLNFITLLLCCSSSQIIKDSETLTSNSGNFTLGFFTPQNSTNRYVGIWSKTQVFVIWVANRDQPLINDSLGVLTISNDGNLVVLNGQKDVIWSSNVSNVSSKTNSSFTLSDYGSLVLMDSTTGNTIWESFDHPSNALLPSMKFTSNMNLTSWRTPFDPLIGSFSFSIERLKIPEVFVWNKTRPYWRSGPWNGQIFIGIQDMGTRYLNGFHFEKDSTRGTVDLSFRVDDFGLVIYALNSQGQLHENSWSIEKEEWIVTWTNHRSDCDVYGFCGPFGICNSKGSPICSCLEGFEPRNKQEWNQKNWTSGCVRKTVLQCEIAKNQNESKNGNEADGFLKLNTVKVPDFAELSFDEQDECKNQCLMNCSCIAYSYDADIGCMSWNGKLIDIQQFQTGGSDLNVRVPYAELGISDKGHKGTIVIIISVLTGIIIIVIIAAYFICMRASNPVRKKQNRIFQFNKIVKPEGYTNNAIGELSQEKLQELLLYNFEKLATATNNFDLSNKLGQGGFGPVYKGILQDGKEIAVKRLSRSSGQGLEEFMNEVVVISKLQHRNLVRLLGCCIEGDEKMLMYEYMPNRSLDAYVFDPSRNKLLDWEKRFNIIEGIARGLLYLHRDSRLKIIHRDLKASNILLDDELNPKISDFGMARIFKVSEDHANTQRVVGTYGYMAPEYAMQGVFSDKSDVFSFGVLLIEIVCGRRNSSFIESENALTLLGIAWIQWKEGNILSLIEPEIYDDCHQKNILRCIHIGLLCVQESAADRPTMAAVVSMLNSEIMDIPPARQPAFLLMQNMMNTVSSEERIELYSNNGLSITNIHGR